The following proteins come from a genomic window of Megalops cyprinoides isolate fMegCyp1 chromosome 6, fMegCyp1.pri, whole genome shotgun sequence:
- the ssuh2.1 gene encoding protein SSUH2 homolog produces MDGKYEDLAGDSDQDFPEEGPSAPPPGWLDNVTGYEGMFPDQDCTDMLYPPPKDHVSVPENDRGSAVPDVRVPVVTEDIAREALLQFVGKKWTYSSKPARNMVFKDLRPFTVYRYRLETFTESRSSTWKFEPYTDQFVDGPQYGMSPPPWDVMVQPPHLFVDSTLDVRVPHSSFIKMCHKCQGRGRVQCKRCHGKRKVLCTFCRGNGRARKKRCSHCHGTGRKRCIHCHGKGSQVCSSCKGHQNLMHFIQLTIKRKNHTFEFIPDRLPEFPVKKFEKVSGDPFFVDESVLVYPIVGFPDQEICEMSRKMCEEHLSRFSAISRIFQQRQTIELVPLTHAFYSYNGKDYNYFVYGIENKVYSPKYPSSCCIL; encoded by the exons ATGGACGGAAAATATGAAGATCTTG CAGGTGACTCTGATCAAGATTTCCCTGAGGAGGGACCATCAGCGCCTCCTCCTGGCTGGTTAGACAATGTTACAGGATATGAGGGAATGTTCCCAGACCAGG ATTGTACAGACATGCTATACCCTCCTCCTAAGGATCATGTGTCTGTACCAGAGAATGACAGAGGTTCAGCAGTCCCTGATGTCAG GGTGCCTGTGGTGACCGAAGATATAGCCAGGGAAGCGTTGCTGCAGTTTGTGGGGAAGAAGTGGACTTACAGCAGTAAGCCAGCCCGTAATATGGTGTTTAAGGACCTGAGGCCTTTCACTGTGTACCGT TACCGCTTGGAAACATTCACAGAGTCGAGATCAAGCACCTGGAAGTTCGAACCATACACTG ATCAGTTTGTGGATGGACCCCAGTATGGGATGAGCCCTCCTCCTTGGGACGTGATGGTGCAGCCCCCTCACCTGTTTGTTGATTCCACTCTGGATGTACGTGTGCCACATTCATCCTTCATCAAG ATGTGTCACAAGTGTcagggcaggggcagggtgCAATGCAAGCGTTGCCACGGCAAAAGGAAG gttttgtgtacattttgtcGTGGTAATGGCCGTGCTAGGAAAAAAAGGTGCAGTCATTGTCATGGCACAGGAAGAAAAAG ATGCATCCACTGTCACGGAAAAGGTTCTCAAGTATGTTCCTCGTGCAAAGGGCACCAGAACCTGATGCACTTCATACAGCTGACCATCAAACG GAAGAACCACACATTTGAGTTTATCCCAGATCGATTACCCGAATTCCCAGTGAAGAAGTTTGAAAAGGTGTCTGGGGATCCATTTTTCGTGGATGAAAGTGTGCTG GTCTATCCTATTGTGGGTTTCCCTGACCAAGAGATCTGTGAAATGTCCAGGAAGATGTGTGAGGAGCACCTCAGCAGGTTCTCCGCCATAAGCCGTATCTTTCAGCAG CGTCAAACCATTGAACTGGTCCCTCTTACTCATGCCTTCTACAGCTACAATGGGAAAGACTACAATTACTTTGTCTACGGAATCGAAAACAAAGTTTATTCCCCAAAATATCCATCCAGTTGCTGTATTTTGTAG